A single genomic interval of Candidatus Gracilibacteria bacterium harbors:
- a CDS encoding RluA family pseudouridine synthase, whose amino-acid sequence MQLIQINHASDSDQRVDKFLKKYLPNASLGSIYKWLRTGKIKVNKKKVDQTYRLEIDDEIQLHFHEEEMKMMQLEEKNEKNISPITLEVLYEDEFLMVINKPAGINVHPGDHKTSEVSLIELIHDQLDGRYDSLSFRPSLVHRIDRDTSGAILIAKEKKTLEILLSLLQTGKIEKIYHAIVIGKPPKPRNTITAKLERRENAKDEAKVIVSPNGQEAITHYTTIKENIHEKYSLLECRIETGRTHQIRVHMAHEGMPILGDKAYGNLRENSFAKKNYGIERQLLHAYSLTFLHPILQKAMQITAPYPKDFRDIIS is encoded by the coding sequence ATGCAATTGATCCAAATCAACCATGCTTCTGATAGCGACCAAAGAGTAGATAAATTTCTCAAGAAATACCTTCCAAATGCTTCCCTCGGAAGCATTTATAAATGGCTTCGCACTGGAAAAATAAAAGTAAATAAGAAGAAAGTAGACCAAACATATCGTCTCGAAATAGATGACGAAATCCAACTCCATTTTCATGAGGAAGAAATGAAAATGATGCAACTGGAGGAAAAAAACGAAAAAAATATTTCCCCCATCACACTCGAAGTACTGTATGAAGATGAATTTCTGATGGTGATAAACAAACCAGCAGGAATCAATGTCCATCCTGGGGATCATAAAACCTCTGAAGTTTCTCTAATAGAACTCATCCATGATCAGCTAGATGGGCGATATGATAGCCTTTCTTTTCGTCCTTCTCTCGTTCATCGTATCGATCGTGATACGAGTGGTGCGATCCTAATAGCAAAAGAAAAAAAGACTCTCGAAATACTCCTATCTCTTCTCCAAACTGGAAAAATAGAAAAAATCTACCATGCGATCGTGATCGGAAAACCTCCGAAACCACGAAATACCATAACTGCAAAACTCGAACGCCGAGAGAATGCGAAAGATGAGGCAAAAGTAATCGTGAGTCCAAACGGACAAGAAGCAATAACCCATTACACAACTATCAAAGAAAATATTCACGAGAAATATAGTCTACTCGAATGTCGCATCGAAACGGGTCGAACACACCAAATTCGTGTTCATATGGCACATGAAGGAATGCCAATTCTCGGCGACAAAGCGTATGGAAACCTTCGAGAGAATAGCTTCGCGAAGAAAAATTATGGAATCGAGCGGCAGCTTCTTCATGCATATTCTCTCACTTTTTTGCATCCGATTCTTCAGAAAGCAATGCAGATAACTGCGCCGTATCCGAAAGACTTTCGTGACATAATATCGTAA
- a CDS encoding penicillin-binding protein 2: MKFSLEHLINFLYRYFRSLDRIGIIWYIAIAYILLLLFTAFSFTVIHHAFYAQKAKDQQTMILRNPASRGSIFSSDDSLHGALAVSTNLGNLAIDPSQSGSRDKLLSFLTDVVFDEFCRNTSECLSNMSSYLREDFSTRADMTVTEMKEKIRLYLLTKMDAPIESVSVADTLAEDVIQKIDDWQDSALYFVSNNLYLNPTKVQNKAELVARLSLALGKTQEELLPKFEIRKKRHLEIIRKMSVTTRDAITKRMDAEKLAINSKQLKKEDSIYDFLKIEDNLVRYYPEQNIASQITGFVDGEGNGKYGVEGYFDELLQSESPTQVVTKDSSGRPIGGYVSKDFITLKNGADVNLTIDRNIQKQISAMLQKSVEEYRANKGSVIVMNPKTGAIIAMANYPDYDANNFTDVYEMERVDYMKYPNPSFDLFGTNLYVIDTSSGAFFANVDGKRLNLRQATDIEIESPAIPKYMYKNKYGAGVYVNDVITALYEPGSVFKAITTAIGIDTGEINPDDTYYDKGYVELDYGGGTTKISNLASQCTGRHTYLHALDWSCNVGMIDIIQKIGPSLFDKYIRDFGFGAKSNITLDGEYYSQIAPYEKWSRTQFFTMSFGQGINATMLQMAAAYSVIANGGVYMQPYIVESIQYNDGKKVDTIPTPIRRVIKEDTAKKVVAMLVDGVENGFAKKGGVAGYTIAGKTGTSQIPMKGGYENRIMNSDLGHTITSYGGFAPANNPKFVLIVSLNRPRTSVYSETTSSALFSEIAKYLLEYYKVPKNS, encoded by the coding sequence ATGAAATTTTCCCTTGAACATCTGATCAATTTTCTCTATCGTTATTTTCGTTCACTCGATAGGATTGGGATTATTTGGTATATTGCAATTGCATATATACTGCTCCTTCTCTTTACTGCGTTTAGTTTCACAGTCATTCATCATGCATTCTATGCACAGAAAGCGAAAGATCAGCAAACAATGATACTCAGAAATCCTGCGTCTCGTGGATCGATTTTTTCTTCTGATGATTCATTGCATGGTGCATTGGCAGTATCGACCAATCTCGGAAATCTCGCTATAGACCCATCCCAGTCGGGTTCTCGAGACAAGCTACTTTCGTTTTTGACCGATGTAGTATTCGACGAGTTTTGCCGAAACACTTCGGAGTGTCTCTCGAATATGAGTTCATATCTACGAGAAGATTTTTCGACTCGTGCTGATATGACCGTGACAGAGATGAAGGAGAAAATCCGTCTCTATCTTCTCACTAAAATGGATGCACCAATCGAAAGTGTCAGCGTAGCCGATACTCTGGCGGAAGATGTGATTCAGAAAATAGATGATTGGCAAGATTCTGCACTCTATTTTGTCTCCAATAATCTCTATCTCAATCCAACAAAAGTCCAAAATAAAGCAGAATTGGTAGCCCGACTTTCTCTTGCACTCGGAAAAACACAAGAAGAATTGCTCCCAAAATTCGAAATACGAAAAAAGCGACATCTGGAAATTATCAGAAAGATGAGTGTGACTACTCGTGATGCGATCACCAAGAGAATGGATGCCGAAAAACTAGCTATCAATAGTAAACAATTAAAAAAGGAGGATTCTATTTATGATTTTCTCAAGATAGAAGATAATCTCGTACGATATTATCCAGAACAAAATATTGCAAGTCAGATTACGGGTTTCGTCGATGGGGAAGGGAATGGGAAATATGGAGTTGAGTGATATTTCGATGAACTTTTGCAATCAGAGAGTCCGACACAAGTTGTGACGAAAGATAGTTCAGGTCGTCCGATTGGCGGATATGTCTCAAAAGATTTCATCACACTCAAAAATGGTGCTGATGTGAATCTGACAATTGATCGCAATATTCAAAAACAGATTTCTGCTATGCTCCAAAAATCAGTCGAAGAATATCGTGCGAATAAGGGAAGTGTGATCGTCATGAATCCAAAAACAGGAGCAATCATTGCTATGGCGAATTATCCTGACTATGATGCAAATAACTTCACGGATGTATATGAGATGGAACGAGTAGATTACATGAAATATCCGAATCCGAGTTTTGATCTTTTTGGTACAAATCTCTATGTTATCGATACTTCAAGTGGTGCATTTTTCGCGAATGTTGATGGCAAAAGATTGAACCTCAGGCAAGCGACTGATATAGAGATAGAGAGTCCAGCAATTCCAAAATATATGTATAAAAATAAATACGGTGCTGGAGTATATGTGAATGATGTTATTACTGCCCTCTATGAACCAGGTTCTGTATTCAAGGCAATCACGACAGCTATCGGTATTGATACAGGAGAAATAAATCCAGATGATACCTATTATGATAAATGATATGTTGAGCTTGATTATGGATGAGGAACAACCAAGATTAGTAATTTGGCGAGCCAATGTACTGGCCGACATACGTATCTGCATGCGCTCGATTGGTCATGTAACGTTGGTATGATTGATATTATCCAGAAGATTGGACCATCACTTTTCGATAAATATATTCGTGATTTCGGATTCTGAGCGAAGTCGAATATCACGCTCGATGGAGAGTATTATTCCCAGATTGCTCCATATGAGAAATGGTCTCGAACCCAGTTCTTCACTATGTCGTTCGGTCAAGGTATCAATGCGACGATGCTTCAGATGGCAGCTGCATATTCTGTGATCGCGAATGGAGGTGTCTATATGCAACCATATATCGTCGAATCTATCCAGTACAATGATGGAAAGAAGGTAGATACCATTCCGACTCCAATTCGTCGCGTGATCAAGGAAGATACAGCAAAGAAAGTAGTCGCTATGTTAGTAGATGGTGTAGAAAATGGTTTCGCAAAAAAAGGATGAGTTGCTGGATATACCATTGCTGGAAAGACAGGAACTTCTCAAATTCCGATGAAATGAGGATATGAGAACCGTATCATGAATTCCGATCTGGGGCATACTATCACTTCTTATGGATGATTCGCTCCAGCGAATAATCCGAAATTCGTGCTCATCGTGAGTCTGAATCGCCCACGTACTTCTGTCTATTCTGAGACAACATCATCGGCACTTTTTTCTGAGATTGCGAAATACTTGCTCGAATATTACAAAGTTCCAAAAAATTCATAA
- a CDS encoding prepilin-type N-terminal cleavage/methylation domain-containing protein: MYCSHPKNQHGFTLFELIISITIFSLIMISVFDAVANIGITRIKSTQRISLLEELYSFSEKLTIGIKESGTIDYEEYWGRKRVGLSSINGHYTNPTLFGNYGKGGVAATGSANDFGEWLYYCGSEDSSFMGTGGCSSPAYNSHIDTLAANTDYTNSVQRYGEYKLQFTDYNGNRDNDKGDEDGDGSVVGDDDDVNLGNGPEVISNPMLELYLIDSIRKQRTLFRVVYKQDSEAPLGMGCSPEVGNFAGCVGNVQILKMNGKDIGMNHDGSGTTLGTFDGKIDTWVCDPDWKCPDGKTLTGAYGVVPLNNDSDWVDLFPDYINVKSLRFYIYPLKDPWLSWKANDDLITPGFISPFLHPYVRMELTLGFAWKRRSIIKNDDPTITVSTTINLEDYGNE; the protein is encoded by the coding sequence ATGTATTGTTCTCACCCCAAAAATCAACATTGATTCACTCTTTTTGAGCTCATTATCAGCATCACAATTTTTTCTCTGATTATGATTAGTGTATTCGATGCTGTTGCCAATATCGGCATCACTCGAATCAAAAGTACTCAACGGATTTCTCTTCTCGAAGAACTCTATTCCTTCAGTGAGAAACTCACAATTGGCATCAAGGAATCTGGGACTATCGACTATGAAGAATACTGGTGACGAAAACGTGTCGGGCTCAGTAGTATCAACTGACACTATACCAATCCGACTCTCTTTGGAAATTATGGAAAATGATGAGTCGCTGCAACAGGAAGTGCCAACGACTTTTGAGAATGGCTCTATTATTGTGGAAGTGAAGATTCTTCTTTCATGGGGACGGGCGGATGTTCTAGTCCTGCATACAATTCTCACATAGATACCCTTGCAGCGAATACGGATTACACGAATTCCGTGCAACGATATGGTGAATATAAGCTCCAATTCACCGACTACAATGGAAATCGTGATAATGATAAAGGTGATGAAGATGGTGATGGAAGTGTAGTCGGTGATGATGACGATGTGAACCTCTGAAATGGTCCAGAGGTTATTAGTAATCCAATGTTAGAATTATATCTTATAGACAGTATTCGAAAACAAAGAACTCTCTTCCGAGTTGTGTACAAACAAGATTCCGAAGCACCTCTTGGCATGGGTTGCAGCCCTGAAGTGGGAAATTTTGCTGGATGTGTTGGGAATGTACAGATTCTCAAAATGAACGGAAAAGATATTGGTATGAATCATGATGGATCCGGAACAACACTCTGAACTTTCGATGGAAAAATCGACACTTGGGTCTGTGATCCCGACTGGAAATGTCCTGACGGAAAAACTCTCACCGGTGCATACGGTGTAGTTCCACTGAATAACGATAGTGATTGGGTAGATCTTTTCCCTGACTATATCAATGTGAAAAGTCTACGCTTCTATATTTATCCACTCAAAGATCCTTGGCTCTCATGGAAAGCAAATGATGATCTCATAACTCCAGGATTTATTAGTCCTTTTCTACATCCATATGTTCGTATGGAACTCACGCTGGGATTCGCATGGAAAAGACGATCCATCATCAAAAATGATGACCCAACCATCACTGTTTCTACCACTATAAACCTGGAAGATTATGGAAATGAATAG
- a CDS encoding PilT/PilU family type 4a pilus ATPase has protein sequence MEASKFLLLVDDVIKNDISDLHITPQDYPYIRNAIGEIVPVEAFGKLNDEDIATICTIFLGRPFTERTLDVSYERTGTRFRVNISQVLKGVCISMRTIPSVIPKPEDILLTKELLNLTQVEKGIILVTGPTGSGKTTTMAAMIEHINQTSSRHIITLEDPVEFVYENKKSLIHQRELGKQFDSFAEGIRGILREDPDVIVVGEMRDLATIETAITLAETGHLVFSTLHTNDTIQTIDRIIQSFPAASQNQIRMQLGLALTGVISQMLLPRADQSGRVVAREIMLNNDSVRNLIIRGETQHMYSILEISKKDGMMLMDDAILTHYRNGLVSRHTIEGFIRDRDRINLLNEENI, from the coding sequence ATGGAAGCCTCAAAATTCCTCCTGCTTGTTGATGATGTGATCAAGAATGATATTTCTGATCTGCATATCACGCCTCAGGACTATCCATATATCCGAAATGCTATCGGAGAAATTGTTCCCGTGGAAGCTTTCTGAAAGCTCAACGACGAGGATATTGCGACTATTTGTACCATTTTTCTTGGACGTCCGTTCACCGAAAGAACTCTGGATGTTTCCTATGAACGAACTGGAACTCGTTTTCGTGTCAATATTTCTCAAGTATTGAAAGGTGTCTGCATCTCCATGCGTACGATTCCTTCTGTGATCCCAAAACCAGAAGATATTCTCCTCACGAAAGAACTCCTCAATCTCACACAAGTGGAGAAATGAATCATCCTCGTCACTGGCCCAACTGGAAGCGGAAAAACGACGACAATGGCAGCCATGATCGAACACATCAATCAGACAAGTTCTCGTCACATCATCACACTCGAAGATCCAGTGGAATTCGTCTATGAGAACAAAAAATCACTCATCCACCAACGAGAACTCGGGAAACAATTCGATAGTTTCGCGGAAGGAATTCGTGGAATTCTCCGTGAAGATCCGGATGTGATTGTCGTCGGTGAAATGCGTGATCTAGCCACCATAGAAACCGCAATCACTCTCGCAGAAACAGGGCATCTCGTATTCTCGACGCTCCATACGAATGATACTATCCAGACAATAGACCGAATTATTCAATCATTTCCTGCGGCTTCCCAGAACCAGATCCGCATGCAACTCTGACTCGCGCTGACGGGCGTTATTTCTCAGATGCTTCTGCCGAGAGCTGACCAATCTGGACGCGTCGTCGCTCGTGAGATTATGCTCAATAATGATTCCGTTCGAAATCTCATCATTCGTGGTGAAACACAACACATGTATTCTATTCTCGAAATATCGAAAAAAGATGGAATGATGCTCATGGATGATGCGATTCTCACGCACTACAGAAATGGGCTCGTCTCACGTCATACTATCGAGTGATTCATTCGCGATCGTGACCGAATCAATCTGTTGAACGAAGAAAATATCTAA
- a CDS encoding class E sortase has product MHTDPFLALEKKQKQKGIFSSLGNTFRFLFSYLLVTGGVFFLLLAILNYSAYSTRIFNYINPDALLAARDQVQNILSSSSIEVHASEALQTEKVESLESVTEKLLDSNPEIVYKDSYSAQELLASVSNTTKKTSFALAPYENRIIIPRIGKNIPLVDVLVDSHPDYQVMHETFMEELKKGVVRYPGTAKPGEIGNVFIFGHSSNYPWIQSQYNDVFALLDQLQNGDEITVYYYQKKYTYRVTDRATVKPGDIEALQNRDPTKKELSLMTCWPVGTTLERLIIFAELVETP; this is encoded by the coding sequence ATGCATACCGATCCATTTCTTGCTCTCGAAAAAAAACAGAAACAAAAAGGAATCTTCTCATCTCTTGGAAACACATTCCGTTTTCTTTTTTCTTATCTCTTGGTAACTGGCGGGGTATTCTTCTTACTCCTCGCGATTCTCAATTATAGTGCCTATTCGACACGTATATTCAACTATATCAACCCTGATGCACTTCTCGCCGCACGCGATCAAGTACAGAATATACTTTCTTCTTCTAGTATAGAAGTCCACGCATCGGAAGCGCTACAAACCGAAAAAGTAGAATCTCTCGAAAGTGTAACAGAAAAACTTCTTGATTCCAATCCTGAGATCGTCTACAAGGATTCTTATTCCGCACAAGAATTGCTCGCCAGTGTCAGCAATACAACGAAGAAAACGAGCTTCGCACTCGCGCCATACGAAAATCGAATTATTATTCCTCGAATCGGGAAAAATATTCCACTGGTTGATGTGCTTGTAGATTCACATCCTGATTACCAGGTCATGCATGAAACATTCATGGAAGAACTCAAGAAATGAGTCGTACGCTATCCTGGAACAGCAAAACCAGGAGAAATTGGAAATGTTTTTATTTTTGGACACTCCTCAAATTATCCATGGATTCAGAGTCAATACAACGATGTCTTCGCACTTCTCGACCAACTCCAGAATGGCGATGAAATCACAGTGTATTACTATCAGAAGAAATACACCTATCGTGTCACGGATCGTGCAACCGTAAAACCTGGAGATATCGAAGCGCTTCAGAATCGTGATCCCACAAAAAAAGAACTCTCACTTATGACTTGTTGGCCAGTTGGAACAACCCTCGAACGTTTGATTATATTTGCAGAACTTGTTGAAACACCATAA
- a CDS encoding TlyA family RNA methyltransferase yields MRLDVALAERYSFTRNKAQQLIALGLISVNGKSITKTSFEVTENDVIDIEEDRRVHWVSRSAEKLIGFLEKSDNEKLLQKVSGSTCLDVGASTGGFTQVLLEYNAAHVDAVDVGTNQLHETIRNDARVTSYEETDIRDFTSMNSYGIIVCDASFISLIELFSSICSFADRETDIILLFKPQFEVGKEHLRKTGVPKDEKSVQDAMNRFEKCVHDTGCEILQKEKSTLVGEAGNQEWVYWIQKR; encoded by the coding sequence ATGAGACTCGATGTAGCACTAGCAGAAAGATATTCTTTTACAAGAAACAAAGCTCAGCAACTGATTGCTCTTGGGCTTATTTCTGTGAATGGAAAGAGTATCACGAAGACTTCATTCGAAGTCACAGAAAATGATGTGATAGATATCGAAGAAGATCGCCGCGTTCATTGGGTATCGCGAAGCGCAGAGAAACTCATCGGTTTTCTCGAAAAGTCAGACAATGAGAAACTTCTGCAAAAAGTATCAGGAAGTACTTGTCTCGATGTTGGTGCTTCGACGGGAGGATTTACGCAGGTTTTGCTTGAATATAATGCAGCACATGTGGATGCAGTGGATGTCTGAACCAATCAACTTCATGAGACGATCCGAAATGATGCAAGAGTCACGAGTTATGAAGAAACTGATATTCGAGACTTTACCTCAATGAATAGTTATGGAATTATTGTCTGTGATGCATCATTTATTTCACTGATTGAATTATTTTCGAGTATTTGCTCTTTTGCTGACAGAGAGACAGATATTATCCTTCTCTTCAAACCCCAGTTCGAAGTCGGGAAGGAACATCTCAGAAAAACGGGAGTGCCGAAAGATGAGAAATCTGTACAGGATGCTATGAATCGGTTCGAGAAATGTGTACATGATACTTGATGCGAAATATTGCAAAAAGAGAAGTCGACGCTTGTTGGTGAGGCAGGGAATCAGGAGTGGGTCTACTGGATACAGAAGCGATAA
- a CDS encoding YebC/PmpR family DNA-binding transcriptional regulator — MGRGPTVQAQKDKNAKAKAKINTLHAKLITLAAERGADPTQNNALADAIHTAKKDGVTADVIDRAIKRGAGLDKEGAKVEEIFYEGYAPGGVAIIVRALTDNRNRTAPNIRHIFSAFGGNMGETGSVSNFMFDYKGQIILQKLDDIDAFELTILDTDAEDYHIESETIEIVTDKADLIHVKKALLDAGYEILSAGIGYVAKNFIEVTDFDNALKIYKMLEEFGEDEDVEVVWNNADISDTLWQEVVAFVEARKFRT, encoded by the coding sequence ATGTGACGCTGACCAACAGTCCAGGCTCAGAAAGATAAAAATGCTAAAGCAAAGGCAAAAATAAATACACTTCATGCGAAACTCATCACTCTTGCGGCTGAGCGTGGTGCAGATCCGACGCAGAACAATGCTCTCGCAGATGCGATTCACACAGCCAAAAAAGACGGAGTGACCGCAGATGTGATTGATCGTGCCATCAAGCGCGGTGCCTGACTCGATAAAGAAGGAGCAAAAGTGGAGGAAATTTTTTATGAATGATATGCACCTGGTGGAGTGGCGATTATTGTTCGTGCGCTTACTGACAATCGCAATCGTACTGCCCCGAATATCCGTCATATTTTTTCTGCATTTTGAGGAAATATGGGGGAGACTGGTTCCGTCTCGAACTTCATGTTCGACTACAAGGGACAGATTATTCTTCAGAAACTCGATGATATCGATGCATTCGAACTCACGATTCTCGACACTGATGCGGAAGATTACCATATAGAAAGTGAAACAATCGAAATTGTCACTGATAAGGCGGATTTGATTCATGTGAAGAAAGCTCTTCTGGATGCTGGATATGAGATTCTTTCTGCTGGAATTGGATATGTTGCGAAGAATTTCATCGAGGTAACAGATTTCGACAACGCACTCAAAATCTACAAGATGCTTGAGGAATTCGGTGAAGATGAAGATGTAGAAGTTGTTTGGAACAATGCTGATATTTCTGATACTCTTTGGCAGGAAGTTGTTGCTTTTGTCGAAGCACGAAAGTTCCGCACCTAA
- the pth gene encoding aminoacyl-tRNA hydrolase yields the protein MKCIVGLGNPGKEYVNTRHNVGFFMVDQIRTSFGFDDWQDSKFHGVIATGMLGQEKAFLLKPTTFMNLSGQGVASLVNFYKLNPKTDILVISDDIDMEFGKVRFRAKGSHGGQNGLRSIIEQLGTDEFARIKIGIGRDERYSVSDWVLSQFQKDEKEVLATEVFSKVESSINEWLGDSM from the coding sequence ATGAAATGTATTGTTGGTCTAGGAAATCCAGGGAAGGAATATGTGAATACTCGACACAATGTCGGATTTTTTATGGTAGACCAGATTCGGACATCTTTCGGTTTCGACGATTGGCAGGATTCGAAATTTCATTGAGTAATTGCAACAGGGATGCTCGGTCAGGAGAAAGCTTTTCTCCTAAAACCCACAACCTTCATGAATCTCTCGGGACAGGGTGTTGCGAGCTTGGTGAATTTCTATAAGCTCAATCCAAAAACAGATATTCTCGTCATCTCGGATGATATTGATATGGAATTTGGGAAAGTTCGGTTTCGTGCGAAGGGGAGTCATGGCGGACAGAATGGACTTCGCAGTATTATCGAGCAACTTGGGACAGATGAATTTGCTCGTATCAAGATTGGGATCGGTCGTGATGAGCGGTATAGTGTGAGTGATTGGGTGCTTTCGCAGTTCCAGAAAGACGAGAAAGAAGTTCTTGCTACGGAAGTTTTCTCGAAGGTTGAGAGTTCTATAAATGAATGGTTATGAGACTCGATGTAG